In one window of Skermanella rosea DNA:
- a CDS encoding LysR family transcriptional regulator codes for MDESDLRDLHALAAVARHRNFRRAALEQRISVSSLSQRLRDLEERLGVRLLNRTTRSVAPTEAGENLLRRIGPALTEIADAVAEARGRQGRPTGRLRINASAPAAQLVLAPMVAPFLKRHPGIDLEIVTDTALIDIVAEGFDAGVRFEENLALDMVAVSLGPPQRYAVVAAPELLAAHGVPEKPEDLLGAPAISTRFPSGMMLPWEFEKDGRAVRIVPDCRFTSSHVGIQLQAALDGLGFMLTFEGYVEEAVGQGRLVRVLDDWCPDFPGPFLYYPSRRRPPSALEAFLGFVREWRRRGMDPN; via the coding sequence ATGGACGAGTCGGATCTCCGCGATCTCCACGCCCTGGCCGCCGTGGCGCGCCACCGGAACTTCCGCCGCGCCGCCCTGGAGCAGCGGATCTCCGTTTCCAGCCTCAGCCAGCGCCTGCGCGACCTGGAGGAACGGCTCGGCGTCCGTCTTCTCAACCGCACGACCCGCAGCGTCGCTCCCACCGAGGCGGGCGAGAACCTGCTGCGCCGGATCGGTCCGGCCCTGACGGAGATCGCCGACGCCGTGGCCGAGGCGCGTGGCCGGCAGGGGCGCCCCACGGGCCGGCTGCGGATCAACGCGTCCGCCCCCGCCGCCCAGCTTGTCCTCGCCCCCATGGTGGCGCCGTTCCTGAAGCGCCATCCCGGCATCGACCTGGAGATCGTCACCGACACCGCGCTGATCGACATCGTGGCCGAGGGCTTCGACGCCGGCGTCCGGTTCGAGGAGAATCTGGCGCTCGACATGGTCGCGGTATCGCTCGGGCCGCCGCAGCGCTACGCCGTCGTCGCTGCGCCCGAACTGCTCGCCGCCCACGGCGTTCCGGAGAAGCCCGAGGATCTGCTCGGCGCGCCTGCGATCTCGACCCGATTTCCCAGCGGCATGATGCTGCCCTGGGAGTTCGAGAAGGACGGGCGCGCCGTCAGGATCGTGCCGGACTGCCGCTTCACCTCCTCCCATGTGGGGATCCAGCTCCAGGCGGCGCTGGACGGGCTCGGCTTCATGCTGACCTTCGAGGGCTATGTGGAGGAGGCGGTGGGACAGGGGCGGCTGGTCCGGGTGCTGGACGACTGGTGTCCCGACTTCCCCGGGCCTTTTCTCTACTATCCCAGCCGCCGCCGGCCTCCCTCCGCGCTCGAAGCCTTCCTGGGCTTCGTCCGGGAATGGCGGCGTAGGGGAATGGACCCGAACTGA